The following are from one region of the Mycolicibacterium diernhoferi genome:
- a CDS encoding GNAT family N-acetyltransferase: MSAAGLRILLDTNIFIAAESDSYPPHVNADAAKKLYSSATQLGHTLCLGSGIRDDIARHRDENHKQKRRLQLARYHVLNPIEVPPGFQARAGYPPRINESSRVDMTLLLALDRGAAQWLVTEDLRILPHARALGLEDRVFTLSDALDVLDLQQLRPISVPAIRTVAGYELDRDDQIFNDFAPEYNIRAWLREKVAAEERPCLIMRGPEGDLDAVVILKDESDDTWDLPGRVLKICTFKVAERARGVKRGELLLWAIFEHARVNGFTSVFVEAFEHEHEVIHLFASFGFMRIASTRRKGEVVLAKRMYPEASSSRIESPLEFNIAYGPGALQLDRVFLVPIVPRWHRSLFPVADDSRQLSLYEGLSDHGNAIRKAYLCKSNSRQLGAGDTLLFLRTRTEQMVNVVGIVEDTLRSSDPTEVLAFTGRRTVYTPNEIDGMCRNGAVLAVRFRLDRVLDTPIAANELVQRRVMARSPQSIQQVRDGGALSWLKDVLSD, from the coding sequence TTGAGTGCTGCGGGTTTGCGGATCCTTCTGGACACAAACATTTTCATCGCGGCCGAAAGCGATAGTTACCCGCCCCACGTGAATGCTGACGCTGCAAAAAAGCTCTACAGTTCGGCCACGCAGCTAGGACACACGTTATGCCTGGGTTCCGGGATTCGCGACGACATTGCTCGTCATCGGGACGAGAACCATAAGCAGAAACGCCGACTGCAGCTCGCTCGCTATCACGTGCTGAATCCGATCGAGGTGCCTCCAGGGTTCCAGGCCAGGGCTGGCTATCCGCCCCGGATCAACGAGTCCAGTCGGGTTGACATGACTCTGCTGCTCGCTCTGGACCGAGGTGCAGCGCAATGGCTCGTGACGGAAGACTTACGAATTCTTCCGCATGCCAGAGCTTTGGGGCTGGAGGATCGAGTCTTCACATTGAGCGATGCGCTCGACGTGCTAGACCTTCAACAGCTTCGGCCGATAAGTGTCCCTGCAATCCGCACTGTCGCCGGTTACGAACTCGATCGCGATGATCAAATCTTCAATGACTTCGCACCCGAGTACAACATTCGCGCCTGGCTGCGAGAGAAGGTCGCGGCCGAGGAGCGTCCATGCTTGATTATGCGGGGGCCCGAGGGCGACTTAGATGCCGTTGTAATCCTCAAGGACGAGTCAGACGATACTTGGGACTTACCGGGTCGTGTGCTGAAGATTTGCACGTTCAAGGTGGCAGAGCGGGCCCGTGGGGTGAAGCGCGGAGAGTTGCTGCTTTGGGCGATCTTTGAGCACGCTCGTGTCAATGGGTTCACCTCCGTCTTTGTCGAGGCGTTCGAGCACGAGCATGAAGTCATTCACCTGTTCGCCAGTTTCGGGTTCATGCGGATCGCGAGTACGCGTCGAAAAGGTGAGGTCGTTCTCGCAAAGCGTATGTACCCCGAAGCTTCCTCCAGCCGGATCGAATCTCCGCTTGAGTTCAATATTGCCTACGGTCCTGGAGCGCTACAGCTCGACCGCGTTTTCCTCGTGCCGATCGTGCCTCGATGGCACCGGAGCCTGTTCCCAGTCGCCGACGACAGTCGCCAATTGTCTCTGTACGAAGGGCTGAGTGACCACGGGAACGCGATCCGCAAGGCGTACTTGTGTAAGTCCAACTCTCGCCAACTTGGGGCTGGAGACACGTTGCTCTTTCTGCGTACCCGTACGGAGCAGATGGTCAACGTAGTTGGAATAGTTGAAGATACGCTGCGTTCGTCGGATCCCACCGAAGTCCTTGCCTTCACCGGTCGGCGGACCGTCTACACTCCAAACGAGATTGATGGCATGTGCAGAAACGGGGCCGTTCTCGCGGTGAGGTTTCGGCTGGATCGTGTTCTCGACACGCCCATCGCCGCGAATGAACTGGTGCAACGCCGGGTGATGGCACGCTCTCCTCAAAGTATCCAACAAGTGAGAGACGGGGGTGCATTGTCGTGGTTGAAGGACGTCCTGTCCGACTAG